From the Lathyrus oleraceus cultivar Zhongwan6 chromosome 3, CAAS_Psat_ZW6_1.0, whole genome shotgun sequence genome, the window ttctttcattgaggataaTGTGTGTTTTAAGTATGGGGGGTGaatgtcatttactttatttATGTGAAATTTTTACTTAACTAACCcactttttcaaaataaatcccaaaataacccacttttcaGATTAATTCCGaaactaccccacttttaagaggtagcgccagatgaattggcgtcTGCTCTCTAAATTAAAGAGGTGACACTAATTGGATTGGCTTATACACATGGTGTTATCAATCTAATTGGCTCCTATGTGTAAAAAAGGAtaggaggcgccaattggtctggcgcCTCTGTGTATTGCGTAATTTATTTtgtataaatagaggtgttgtgtgattcATATTTCCACATCTCTTTTCATTATATTGCAAACATGGTTCGTCTTCGTCGCCGCTATagaaaagtgatttattcgagagacaagcTTCCGATGGAGATGCTCTTATGGAACATATGTCATTTCGAGCAACTACAGAGcgagttggttcgttggttagatggaaacATACCTGAAGGCGAAAAAATTAGAAGTAATGAGAGACTCGATGTCTTACGTGGATGGGTGCAagtaaaaaatgataaggatgGTAGGAAAGTGATGTTTGGatcaaatgatatcagtttgaCTGTTGTAATCCGTTAGAAATATTGTGGTTGTCGCgcaaaaagtcaattgttgaccaagAGTCAACTGTTGTATAAATGGTCAATTTTGTAGCCTTTGTACATGTATGGACTTTGGATATGATTGTATGAAATGATATTTGATATTTGAATGTATTGACTGTTTGGAATGAATTGTAAGGATATGAAAGATATTGAAATGAATGAACATAATAACATGAATAAAAGAAAACGAATTTTAAATGAATCAAGACCTAAGGACCAAAATGGACAATGATTAGGACCCATCCAATGATTCATGGACCAAACACCAATGAAAATGTTATGGAATAGACTAAGTGATGAACTTGATGAATATCTAATCATGGATCAATGGACATGACCATAACTTGGATGAACAATGCCAAGCATTAAATAAAAACTCTAGTAAGGCCCAAGATATACAATGAACTAGGTCATAATCAAATATTCATGGACCAAACAACAATGGTAATGCAAATGACATGAATTACATTAGCCAGATGAAATAGGTTAGGTATGGACTAGGCATGAGGATATGATCAGATGTAATGCTATGGATGAATTGAATTAAGTGGGCCTTGAATGGATCTTGAACAGGCAAGTGAAGCATACACAATGGATGATGCAACAacatatggctaccaaacaccacaacaatcatttcaacctttcctcgacgcatcattcacaccaatgtcttCCTTCAATCGTCTTGGTCgccctccaataactcaaacacaacccaactactctggcatgggtcacgAACTCAGCTATGGCAGTAGCGCTTCATTGCAGGTGATGGTGATGTTCCTGGGccctcaaatcctcaaacaccttgggtgaatcatcaacgtgggttagggccacgcgttcgggtagctaggggatgtggtaCCTTAGGTCAGTTAGGTCATCCCGATCAACGACATTAGTCTTTATGGTATTCGTATGTAAACGcttattaatattaatatcaattggttcgatttcgacttttatctaaaatgtacattatttttcaaaaaaaaattacacAACACACATAGGTGTCAGACCAATTGACGCCTCCTTTAAAACCTTACACACAGACATcaattggattggcagcaccATGTGCATAAGCCAATCAATTGGTGTCACCTCTTTAATTTAGAAAGCAGACGCCAATTCATCTGACATCACCTcttaaaagtggggtagtttggaAATTAATCTGAAAAGTGGattattttgggaatttttttaAAAAGTGGGTTAGTTGAGTAAAAATCCCTATTTATGTTAGTTTCTTCTTTcttgttttaaaataaaaatctaaaataataaaaaaatgcATGCTTTTTGGTTGGTTTTTGGGGTTGCAAGTGTTCTGAAGTAATTTATTTATTCTATTGAGTAAAAATTTATGGTGTGATGTATATGACTTTCTTTGCATTCTTAGTATCATAAGTAATACTTAATCCTAAAGTATGCACCATTTATGATAGATCATTATCTTTTGTGAGAATTTGAGTCTTATAATTGATAAATACAAATTTcgatttctttttttttcttgtGTGATTTCACTCGTGATTGTTAGTTATTTTAGAATTTGGCATGACTTTTTTTGAAACTCTTTGTTTACATGTGTATAGTTATATGATAAAtgcatttcatttttattttatcattagCCACTTAGCAAAATAAGTCAACTCTAGATCATTACCCTTAGTTTTTCATATTATAATTTGAGTCTtcatcaaattaaatattaacTTATACTTTTaatcacatatttaatattaattagaCCAATATAATTTTGACTAATTAAATAATAGTCAAACACGGATAATATTACATTGATGACCTAAAAACTCCAATAACAATTGcttgtaaataaataaataaaaactattattgcataaataaataaataaaacaatgAGCTTATGCCCTCGTTATTATCAACATTAAATGTTACACTAATTTCTGAAGAATTAGTCCACTTCATCACAGCACAAATATATATTTGAACAGTTTTCACAATATGATAGAAGACTCAGGTTATAGTCAATAGCTTGCAAAACAAACCAAGTGTCATGTGAACTGTAACATTGATTCAATCATCCAAGCAAAAAGAATTTCTCTTTTTCTTTAGTATCTGAGATTCTATCTTGAGTTTGTTACATTGGTGAGAGGAGCAAGAAAGTGAAAGAAAATTCAAGAAACATGGCCTCTTCGAGTAGCAGCACACAGCCACAAGTTCATCAGCAAACTCTTCACATTCAGGTCgtcttcttcttcattttttctCTAAACAACTTATTCTTTCTCAATACCGATTTTTTCCATTTCTGATACGTTATAGCGCCGCCATTGTTTCAATGCAGGCACAAGTTTCAAGCTTTACAAACACAACAACAGTTGCAGGACAAGCAGTGAAATGGATCTTCCAGATTCTTTTCTACTTGCAACTGCTCTTGATTTCAGCCTTGGTGATTTTCATCACCAGGTATTATCGTACGTCAGACTCTTCAACAACCCACCATTTCCACCCTGACAAATGGTACCCTCCACTTCTAGCATCAACACTATGTGCAGGAATTCTTGGCTTTACATGGCATTGTATCATTGCATGTTATCCGGAAGAGGCACTCTGGGCAGCATTTTGGTTGAGTCCACTGTTAACAACGGTAATGGGATTTATGTTCATGACAATCGGTACTCCAGAGAGTTTGATACCCGGTTTAGGATCTTTCTTATTTGCAGATTTACAATCAAAGTATGTATATCGAGTCACTCGCGGTAACATGATCAAATACACCACTGAAATGTATCAAGATTTAATAGATTTTCTTCCTGCTAAAACTAAGTTCTTGGCATTCTTATCAATCACTGTCGGTACCCTTTACTGCTGTTTTCTGGTGTATGGAATTGGAGGCGCAAGAAGAACCATACAAGCATACATATACATCGTACCGATCATTCTCAGCTTTGGGTGGACTATGCAGGTTATGAAGAATGCATTGCAAGTCACAATTTCATGGGTCCAGTATACTCATTTTACCGACCATGTCATCACGAGCATTAGAGCTGCATTTCGTGACACAATCAAACACTTAATTGGAAGTGTTTCTCTAGCCTCCATTCTCCTCCCAGTCATCAAACTCATCCAAGATTTTGCACGATTATTAAATCTATATGTATGTGAAGGTGAATGTTCATGTGCAATGGAACTTGCCGTGCATCTTATGACTTGGGGGAATATATGGGGTTTTGTGCACGTTGGAGCTTATCGCAAAGGATTTGTGCAAGCTGCTTCCGATACTTGGGGGATGTTCGCGAGTAGAGCTGGATTGCTGAAATTGATAGATTTGGATCTGACTGGTGCATTCTGTTTTCTGAGTGGTGTTGCAGGTGGTGCAATCTGTTGTCTTGTGAGTGGAATTTGGAGTCTGATAGTGTACAAAGACTATACCATGGAACTATCCATTTATGCTTTCTTCATTGGCTATTTCATGGTAAGAACTAAGATACAATTATTGAATAGAAATTAAACTATCTTTTGTATATTACTTGTGTGACTAACATATGAAACATTGTTGGAATGTGTGTTTGCAGTGTCGGTTGGCAATTGCGTGGCCACAAGCATCTGTTTCAGCTTACTGTGTAGCCTACGCGCAGAATCCAGAGAACTTTCCATGTCGATTTACTATTGAAGAACGCTTGAACCAGCTTCGCATAGCTTCAAAAAGTCCAAGTACACCAGAGAGGGAGGCAATTCAGGAGAACTTTTAGCAGAGCTTAAACACGGAAAGAACAGTAAAGCAAGAAGAACATATCATCCCTTAGATAATATAGGATAGGACACTTATTACTTGACTTACTTTTCATGTGTATTCTTCAAATATGATAAATTCTTTGATAATGTTGGTACTTTACTCATCTACATGAATAGAGATGAAACATGATTTTTTGATTTCGAATAAAGTTTCCTTTGATTTTTAGATATCTTATATACGGTTGAAGTATAGTGTCTGTATTTTCATGTTCAAATAGCACAGAGTTGAAGCATGATCGGATACTAGATTTTGAGGTAAGCAACACTTACTCAATGAATCGGCTAATTCTACAATCAAACTATAAGTAACTTTCATGTAAATTTATTTAAGGTAATCGATCTGTATGACAAAAGAATACTGCGAGTTTACACAATTAAGAACTTAAGACTGATCTGGTTTGTAATTGTAGAAATCCTTGACATAAACAAAATTGAAAATGATTATGACTTACAAGCAATACCAACACAAACATTAGGTACAGCAGAATTCCAAAAAGTCAGACATAGATCATTTGTGTCCCAGATGACCTCGTCCCCCGCATTCTGTACACATTATATTACCGGTTCCCCCGCAACCTACATGAGCGAAATTATCAAATCAAAAACATTAGTCAACAATAAAAGTGTTGGGCGTTATATAATTCTCATTGTGCAAGTGCATCCTTTTTAAGTGAAACAATACCTAGGCAACGAACTTTAACGATTATGCCCTGGCTTTCCATGATGGAGTCCACATATAGACCAGAACCAGCACAAGTAGCGCAAAGCAAGGCACCTTTGGCATGGCAATCAGTGCATCGAGAATTGTTACCGATTGCTTTCTCGGCCAAAGATAAACCAACAGGCTTTTCAATGATTTCTTCTGGGATAGCTTTATCATAACAAAACAGATTTTCGAGATCACTTCTGCGTCTGTTCTCATCTTTCTTTAAACTTGAAACAGACTGAAACATAAGGAGTTGGTTAGCTATATGACACTCATTAGATAAAGAACAATCTTTTGCATACCTCTAACATGACAACAAATGTACATTGAGTTATCTAAATTGTCAAAAATCGAGAGTGGAACCACAAATGTGTCTATATAGAAAGATCTACAGTTGTTACTAAAACGGTAGTATATTTGCAAAATGATCCTTTCCTCACCCTACAACGACCAGACCATACAAGTTCAAATCTACTGGACATTAAAATATCACAAAATAGGTTCGCAACACAGCACACAAAAATACCATAACTAGTTCAAAATTGATGCACAAATAGACAAATACAAGGTTCAAAAGTACTAAAGAGCGAGGAATAGACCAGATCCGGCCCGACTAAACCAGAATTTCAAATTGATGGATAAATTGACAAATCACGAATATATTCATTACTTGGCCTGCAAAAAGGGCATAACAAGTTAAAAATTGATGCACAAATTGATTAGTTTTCCCTCGTTGGAGCTAGATTCAGATTGGAAGAGTTAGGTTTCAGCTCGTCTTAGTTGGATTGATTCACCTCATTTGCCTATTATACTTTTAAGCTGAAGAGAACATATCAGTGTTTCTCAAACCACGATTCTATGCAAATCTACATTTTAATTTCTAGAGTCGTAATTTTGGTATCATTCTATGAGTAACTCAAGAGTTTGACAACCATAAAGTCTTTATTTTTTTTCATTCCCATAACTTTAGTAGACAAGAGTAGCATGCTGAAGACTAATGAACTTAAGCGTAAATTCAATAATATCCCAAGTTATTATGCTCTACCATAGCTCATGCCATTTAACTATCTCATTTCTCACCCTTTATGAAAAATGTACTCTGATCCATCTGAATATTCTACTTTTATTTCTGTTGTCCAAATCTGCATTAAGCTAGAACCCAGGTTTTACAAGGAAAAAAAATTAGTATGCAGTGCCCGTAGATCTTGCACGCGCTCAGCAGAATGAACTTTCCTAATAAAGATTGATCTGCTATCTTTGACTGCTCAGGTTGCAAAAAATAGTTTACATATGATATGATAACAGAAAACTGGATTAATTTGCATTTCAGTTACAGTTTTCTGATCTCAATTCATCAAACACTCTTTGTCCCTCTCTGGCCAAGAATAACAACATTCTGTAAAATCACATGACATACAAATCAATCCTCTTAAGTCTAAACTGTTCGCAAATGCCTAACTTCGAGATTTTTCCAGAACTCTATCAAACATATAAACCAACTCGTGACAAACTTGCAAATATCAGGctaaatcaaatcaaatatgcAGCAAAAGATAAGCATTAATCTAATCAAATATAGTCTAAACTATTGTAGTATTGCATAGGGTGTATATTACAGTATGATTCATCATACATCCCAGTTATAACCAAACATTGGAATCTTCAAATTTGTAAAATCCTAAAGACATCCTTAATTAAAACAAAAAACATCCAACACTACAATAGTTGATGTTTAACAATTGTAGATAAAACGTAAGAGATAACTGACCCCATGAGAAGAACAGGTAGATGCTGAACCATTGTTATTAGGGGAAAGGACATGAACTTTGAAATTGGACCCAAAAGGGAATGTGTTATAGGGACTCGAAATCTTCAACGCTAGAGCGTTTGGACAAAGAAATAATTTTGATGTTGTCATTTGAAGAGTAGGGGAAGCCATTTGTGCTGGATGAACATGTACCGGTCAAAATTTTGGTTTCATCCATACAACCTCGTACTCATCGCTTGTTTCAGTAACCGGGTTCTCGTAGTTCACGATGATGACCCATGGGTACCCGGATTATGAATCCGAATAGGGATTTGGAAGTAGTTTATGGACATAAGAAAGCCCATTTCATTGGTTAAATTAAAAGTGGGCTTTGTGAGCCCACTAAAAAGTTTGAAACCTAATTGTGATTAACGAATAAGATATACATGTAAATTTATTTAATACcatataaaatatatttaaatattataAAAATTTGATATTTAGAAATATGATTTTGTCTCTTAAATGAAAATAATTAtagattaaaataaaatatgtaTTGTGATGATATTGATTTGTGAGATAGaaaatttatttaatttgatATAATGTATTCATATGTCTGTAAATTTAAAATAAGTTACTTAATTGTAAAATGAATCATGATTATATAAATTAAAATGTATTGAATAATTATGGGAAAAAATAAAGGATTCGTGAAAtggagaaagaaaaaaaaataattttttttgacTAATACAAAATAAGAATTTTGTCTTTCAAATCAATGAGATGGAAAAAAAAATTGATACAATATTAAATATAGGGTTAAATATGTTTGTATTTCCCCTAAATATCACAAACTTCACTTTTAGTCTCTCAAATGTTTGTCTTAAAAGAATGGTCCTCCTAATATTTTCTGTCAATACTTTTCGTCCCTCCTGTCAACGTTCATTAATAGAAGTTAATGTGACCTGTCACATGAAAGACTTTGGGCGACTGAGCATACATGTGCCAGTGACAATATGAAAAATATACTGATGTGGCATGCCATATCACaaaatatctattttattttttacTATAAAAAATGATGGATTGCAGGGGTTATATACCTCCTTAAAAATAATATAGATTTTGAAATTTCTATAGTTGCTattatgaaaatggtttcttGTTCTTACTTCTAAATAACATTAGATATTACCGATAGACACATCTTGAGAACCTAacttctttttttctttctcctttgaaataaataattgTTACTTATACATTAATAGTTATAGTTTTTAAGGTACTAAAATATTAATGAAGTTGTATTAATATTTTCTACTTCCTTAATGGAAGTGTAGTGTTATACGTGGAAATCCTTATAAGGGTGTCCTCGGTGTCCTCGCCGAATATCAAATCCCTTAGGCGATGATTCATAAACTCCCGGAAGATTATGAATCTGAATAgatatttaaatataatttacGGATATAAAAGAAAATCCATTTGTTGGGTTAAAAGTGGGCTTGTGAGCCTACTAAAAGAAAAAGTTTGAAACCCTATTATGTCTAAAGATAAATTCTTAATCAAGCTCCTTTAAATTTATATAGACCTCTTAAAGAGATATTATTTTGGATTCTCCTTTTTTATTATAAGATATCGAGGTAATTGACATGtttgttttagttttaaaatattttttcttttttttattttcaaaaatgatttttGTAAAAATGTTTTTTGAAATATTATAATAAACTATAATTGAAATGTTTtttattgaagatcaaaacatagtcaaaatcgTAGTTTTTAAAAAAGTTATATCTTAAAAATGGTTTTTTGAAAAGCTATTttaaatcattttaaaattaTAGAATTTGTTAAaattttgatattcaaaaaattttaataaaataataaaacgCCTGAAACaacattttaagaataattatttaaactaaatttttatttaaaacttttatttaatataaaacgttataaaaattatttttaaaaaaaaattgaaacaaACATATCCAATAAATTATAAGATATGTGAAACTTAGAAGGACGGTTTAGCAATAGTAGTGATCTATCAAGAATTTGATACTCGGTCACACTTGCACATGATTTTGTGggagaaaaaaaattcttaaaaaaaatattaacaaATTATAAACTATTCATAGACAATATGTAGTATAAAGGAATGTTTAGGAATGTTTGCAGAATGCCGGATCAATTTTGGCAAAATTTATGGAAATAGTTAGAGGCACTATATGAATTGCTCTCGCACTCTAGTAAATATTTTAAAAAGTTCCAAATTTTAGAGATGTATCTCCGAACGTACCTAAAAATATAAATCACATTCGTTATTGACAACACTCCAAATAATAGATTGTCTTTATTCCAAAGATGTATCTCCGGAATGTACTAAAACACATATTCAAGAACATATGTAGATTGATGCATATTGAAGTTAAAATTAAAATGGATAACTTTAAAGATTAAACATTACATAAATAATCAGACATTACATAGATGAAACATCTTAGCGTCGAGGTGGACGTTCCAACATCCTAACAATATCTTTGACTTATCTTGCTATTTTGGCATCCAGTTCGACAATAGATAACCACACAACTTAAAAGAGCATTCACATTTTCTCAAACTAGTGTCATTTCATTTAAATTTTCGGAGAGTGGTTCTATACGTCCCACTTCTTTCGCAACTCATTATCATAAATATAGTTCTTTTATCTGAACCATTGTCGAACCTTCCAATTACAACACCAACTCCAATTTAGATGCCTCCGTGCGTAACCATTGAAGCATATGATCACGAAACTCAAATTCTTGTTTGATCGTAAATTGTTTGCAAACATCTATCTCTTTCACTACGACACTTTTGGCATCCGTAGACACATCAGGTTTTGGGAAACAATCAGTGTGCACCATAACTAATGCAAACGAAAACACAAAATATTTAAAAACTGAAACAGGGGACATTCCGAAAATGCATTTCCGTAGGAATTCATCTGGGTTCCGGAGATGCATTTTTGAAAATAGTGTAATTTTGACAACATAAAAACAAGATTAATATGAGAAATGAAGAATGAAATGAATGATTTTTACCTTAAATTCTACCTTCTTTTGAAATTATGAAACACAAGACTAAATTTTTGAGCTAAAATCTTGATTGAGAATGGAAGGTATATTTGCAAGGATTGTTTTAAAGGTTGGCAATGGAGTGTGAACATGCAAGGTTCTGTTTTatcaaaaaatgaagtttgacttttccggagatgcatctccaaaataaGTTGACATTGCAAAGGTTACACCTTTTCAATTTTCCGCTTCACAATTCCAGAGATGCACCTCTAGAAAAATCACTAACTTAGTGAATTAGGAATAAAATGATAGGGTTgatccgaagatgcatctccagaacATATTTTTGAAAAAAAGGGGTGTGACTCAATTGAATTGTGTTTTAGTGGTCTAAGAGACGTGTCCAGGGATGCATTTTCGGAATCTGAGGGgtattttcatattttcataGGGTGTTATTCTACCTCATATGATGAAATTAGCCATTCCCAAATTTATTATtgaatttaattaaattttagCGGACTGATCAAGTTAAAACTCATATATAGTCAAACTGTGAGTTAGTTTTTTTACAAGTGACTTATGTTTCGTGTCTCACCAAACTCAAGACAGAGCTCAAGatttaaataatatttataaatattgttattttatgattttgaaaAAAATCCACTGAATAAATTATCCGTTTGAGTCATAAAATATGTCACTCTCTATAAGATGTTTCACGATTATGTATAAAATTATGCAATGCAGACTATCAACTATAATGTCTCCAAGATAAAATAGATTAGTTCAACTGAATATGGTATAAATATCATTTGTAGTATCTGGTGAATAAAATTTGTATATGGCACAAAGAGGCCACTTAAAAATCAGAACATAAAAGAAAAATATATAGATGAAGCGGAGACGAGATAGGAGAAAGATTTCTATTTAATTCAGAAATCTCTAGGGCAAAATATGAGGTGGTAAGACCtctatttataagaaaaaatCGAAACCCAGGTGGAAAAAAAGAAAGGGAAGCGAGTGGGAACTGACCAATTCTTCACAAGTAATCATTAGGAAACCCTTGGTTAGTAAGGAAAACGTGGGAACATGGAAGGCAAGGCGGTTTGGCCAACAATTAGGGTTATCATTTacataaaatatattaattaatattaattattattttcaTTTCGGGTACCAAAAAATAATGAATCCCCTAAGCTCAGGCTCAGCTCGAACCAAGCTGAGCCGAGTCAGTTGGCCAGACAAATGGCAGCGGGCACATGTGTGATAATTTATGGTGGTGCGTTCTCTCCCTTTCACAAAATTGTGTACCCCTTAAAGCACATCAGAATAGGTCAACCTACCTTATATAAGCACTACTAAAGTGTGGTATCCCTTCAATGTATGACTTTAAGGAatattttcaaattcacctctTCCTATAATAGTTCATACTTATGCTTATTTCATACAAACTTCAAGCCATCAATTCCTTTTAATTCCCAGCCAATCCTTTTATTTCCAATAATCTCCTAGTTCAGTTTAAAAGAATGTTTCAGAAGTAACGTCTAACGTTCCTAAGATTG encodes:
- the LOC127126586 gene encoding uncharacterized protein LOC127126586: MASSSSSTQPQVHQQTLHIQAQVSSFTNTTTVAGQAVKWIFQILFYLQLLLISALVIFITRYYRTSDSSTTHHFHPDKWYPPLLASTLCAGILGFTWHCIIACYPEEALWAAFWLSPLLTTVMGFMFMTIGTPESLIPGLGSFLFADLQSKYVYRVTRGNMIKYTTEMYQDLIDFLPAKTKFLAFLSITVGTLYCCFLVYGIGGARRTIQAYIYIVPIILSFGWTMQVMKNALQVTISWVQYTHFTDHVITSIRAAFRDTIKHLIGSVSLASILLPVIKLIQDFARLLNLYVCEGECSCAMELAVHLMTWGNIWGFVHVGAYRKGFVQAASDTWGMFASRAGLLKLIDLDLTGAFCFLSGVAGGAICCLVSGIWSLIVYKDYTMELSIYAFFIGYFMCRLAIAWPQASVSAYCVAYAQNPENFPCRFTIEERLNQLRIASKSPSTPEREAIQENF
- the LOC127126587 gene encoding protein PHOTOSYSTEM I ASSEMBLY 2, chloroplastic, coding for MASPTLQMTTSKLFLCPNALALKISSPYNTFPFGSNFKVHVLSPNNNGSASTCSSHGSVSSLKKDENRRRSDLENLFCYDKAIPEEIIEKPVGLSLAEKAIGNNSRCTDCHAKGALLCATCAGSGLYVDSIMESQGIIVKVRCLGCGGTGNIMCTECGGRGHLGHK